The following proteins are co-located in the Candidatus Avedoeria danica genome:
- a CDS encoding metal ABC transporter ATP-binding protein, whose amino-acid sequence MPGLPVTAPILTVEDLSVRYGVRVALSGVTLTVDPGQRVAVVGPNGSGKSTFLKAIVGLVEITGGRITVHDHAPGRDRCVAYVPQRAGLDWRFPVTVEDVVLMARAHRVGWLRRPGAADHAAVDAALSAVGIADLAHRRIRDLSGGQQQRMLIARALAQEARLVLMDEPLNNLDTGSAETIVDVMDDLAANGVAVLVALHDLALAEARFDTVLLVSGRMIAYGPPSEALSEKNLISAYGAGLQVVDGTDGRRVVSDPGCCDDGHAAHLAPAIAPRSAVGLPSVGWTAGGTAAQAQPDESRTRGHGHRSG is encoded by the coding sequence ATGCCCGGCCTGCCCGTGACCGCCCCGATCCTCACCGTCGAGGACCTCTCCGTCCGCTACGGCGTCCGCGTCGCGCTCAGCGGCGTCACGCTGACCGTCGATCCGGGCCAGCGCGTGGCGGTCGTCGGCCCGAACGGCAGCGGCAAGAGCACGTTCCTCAAAGCCATCGTCGGCCTCGTCGAGATCACCGGCGGCCGGATCACCGTGCACGACCATGCGCCGGGCCGGGACCGCTGCGTGGCGTACGTGCCGCAGCGCGCCGGCCTCGACTGGCGCTTTCCGGTCACCGTCGAAGACGTCGTCCTCATGGCGCGCGCGCACCGCGTCGGCTGGCTGCGGCGGCCGGGGGCGGCGGACCACGCGGCGGTGGACGCGGCGCTGTCCGCGGTTGGCATCGCCGACCTCGCGCACCGGCGGATTCGCGACCTCTCCGGCGGCCAGCAGCAGCGGATGCTCATCGCCCGCGCGCTGGCCCAGGAAGCGCGCCTCGTGCTGATGGACGAACCGCTAAACAACCTCGACACGGGTTCCGCCGAGACGATCGTCGATGTGATGGACGACCTCGCCGCGAACGGCGTGGCGGTCCTCGTCGCGCTGCACGACTTGGCGCTGGCGGAGGCTCGCTTCGACACCGTGCTGCTCGTGTCGGGACGGATGATCGCGTACGGCCCGCCATCCGAGGCGCTGTCGGAAAAGAACCTGATCAGCGCGTACGGCGCCGGACTGCAGGTCGTGGACGGCACCGACGGCCGCCGTGTGGTTTCCGATCCCGGCTGCTGCGATGACGGCCACGCCGCGCACCTTGCGCCGGCCATCGCGCCCCGCTCGGCCGTCGGATTGCCCTCGGTGGGCTGGACGGCCGGCGGCACGGCGGCCCAGGCCCAGCCCGACGAGTCGCGCACCCGCGGTCACGGTCACCGCAGTGGCTGA
- the atpG gene encoding ATP synthase F1 subunit gamma yields MAGGAREIKRRIRSVSNIGKVTRAMEAVSASKMRRAQDATLRSRAYALRAAEVMAHLQAQPGGVGVRHPLLRTDVTGKPGIVLITPDRGLTGGLVVTLIRFAIRSAEAELGKDLKWIALGRKGRDFLARARRDLIAGFAPLPDNPRPIDITGAARLAIDGFLGGELCSVHLVFADYVSASRQKPTFVQLLPVVLPSDVEPMPSEFEIEPSPEAVLDELLPRLVELRIYQALLEAQASEHSARMVAMRNATDAAKELVSSLTLVFNKARQSGITNEILDIAGGAEALRQSMKKS; encoded by the coding sequence GTGGCCGGTGGTGCCCGTGAGATCAAGCGCCGCATCCGCTCGGTGTCGAACATCGGCAAGGTGACCCGAGCGATGGAGGCCGTCAGCGCTTCCAAGATGCGCCGGGCGCAGGACGCCACGCTCCGCAGCCGGGCGTATGCGCTCCGGGCGGCTGAGGTGATGGCGCACCTGCAGGCCCAGCCTGGCGGCGTCGGCGTGCGGCACCCGCTCCTGCGGACGGATGTCACGGGCAAGCCCGGCATCGTGCTCATCACGCCCGATCGCGGGTTGACCGGCGGCCTCGTCGTGACGCTGATCCGGTTCGCGATCCGGTCGGCCGAGGCCGAGCTGGGCAAGGACCTGAAGTGGATCGCCCTTGGCCGAAAGGGGCGCGACTTCCTGGCCCGCGCCCGCCGCGACCTCATCGCCGGCTTCGCTCCGCTGCCGGACAACCCGCGGCCGATCGACATCACCGGCGCCGCAAGGCTCGCGATCGACGGCTTCCTCGGTGGAGAGCTCTGCTCGGTGCATCTGGTGTTCGCGGACTACGTGAGCGCGTCCAGGCAAAAGCCGACATTCGTCCAGCTTCTCCCGGTCGTGTTGCCCTCGGACGTCGAGCCGATGCCCTCCGAATTCGAGATCGAGCCCAGCCCGGAAGCCGTGCTCGATGAGCTTTTGCCGCGGCTCGTCGAGCTCCGGATCTACCAAGCGCTGCTCGAAGCGCAGGCCAGCGAGCACTCGGCCCGCATGGTCGCGATGCGCAACGCAACGGACGCGGCCAAGGAGCTTGTGAGCTCGCTCACGCTCGTCTTCAACAAGGCCCGCCAGTCGGGCATCACGAACGAGATCCTCGACATCGCGGGCGGCGCCGAGGCGCTCCGGCAGTCGATGAAGAAGTCATAG
- a CDS encoding VWA domain-containing protein: MTGRKRVSNVSIALGVIVATGIGTGALTARPTRHVGAQSPTSTPVPTTDASPTPDASPTSPPDLILDGGRVQLAGVHTFGRVVLKNRGVIEVQRYSGTGDSGRLEIHAQWIEIDRTSRIMGDEAGYRGIVRNTGEGPGGGEGGRQTFDGGAGGGYGGRGGDGVLDGVPTSGATGGRSYGTACGDDIEPGSAGGAPGVADSGGDTARGGNGGAAVALIADTVLMSGTITMNGEDGLVSANDSGGGGAGGGILIRARRLQHSGRIDANGGIGADSDDGGGGGGGGRIKMTYIVGSHSASALSVDGGRGDGNGRNNNGGRGSICITVPTPTPTVRPSITPVASRTSTPEPETATPTATDTAPPTETPSSTPTPTMTATPTSTSTPTPRALYLPLALRERCPVVDLRPVALALVIDASSSMDALTRDGRPKRDAAVDAARQVVALLGRGVAGDGIAIVRFNADAAVLSPLTADRAALGRALDGLTTAQGSRLDTGIRAATALLSATPPDTIRLMAAVTDGEIEEVRRSVTVGAGDEARANGIALHVVGIGADPLNTMMVAVAGDSDHYHVAPDAEDIARIFRELSFLPPPCGGGLFWPATSMSSPWPASAVFALADVEDAAMIGHMR; the protein is encoded by the coding sequence ATGACCGGCCGAAAGCGAGTGTCGAACGTCTCGATCGCCTTGGGGGTGATTGTCGCGACGGGCATCGGCACGGGCGCGCTCACCGCGAGGCCAACACGCCACGTTGGCGCCCAGTCGCCGACCTCGACGCCCGTTCCGACAACCGACGCCTCGCCCACCCCCGACGCCTCGCCCACCTCGCCCCCCGACCTCATCCTCGACGGCGGCCGCGTCCAGCTGGCCGGTGTGCACACGTTCGGCCGCGTCGTGCTGAAGAACCGCGGCGTCATCGAGGTCCAGCGCTACTCGGGCACCGGCGACTCCGGGCGCCTCGAGATCCACGCGCAGTGGATCGAGATCGACCGCACGTCGCGGATCATGGGCGACGAGGCCGGCTATCGCGGCATCGTGCGGAACACCGGTGAAGGCCCGGGCGGCGGCGAGGGCGGCCGACAGACGTTCGACGGCGGCGCGGGCGGCGGCTACGGCGGGCGCGGCGGCGACGGGGTGCTGGACGGCGTGCCGACGAGCGGCGCCACGGGCGGCCGGTCGTACGGCACGGCGTGCGGCGACGACATCGAACCGGGCTCGGCCGGCGGTGCGCCGGGCGTGGCGGACTCGGGCGGCGACACGGCCAGGGGCGGCAACGGCGGCGCGGCCGTCGCGCTCATCGCCGACACGGTGCTCATGAGCGGCACGATCACGATGAACGGCGAGGATGGGCTCGTCTCGGCGAACGATTCCGGCGGCGGCGGCGCGGGCGGGGGCATCCTGATCCGCGCGCGGCGGCTGCAGCACAGCGGCCGGATCGACGCGAACGGCGGGATCGGCGCAGACTCGGACGATGGGGGCGGCGGCGGGGGCGGCGGTCGGATCAAGATGACCTACATCGTCGGCAGCCACAGCGCGTCGGCGCTGAGCGTCGACGGCGGCAGGGGAGACGGCAACGGGCGGAACAACAACGGCGGGCGGGGATCGATCTGCATCACCGTTCCGACGCCGACGCCGACGGTCCGGCCGTCGATCACACCGGTCGCCAGCCGGACGAGCACACCGGAGCCGGAGACGGCGACGCCGACCGCCACGGACACCGCCCCGCCGACGGAAACGCCGTCGTCGACGCCGACGCCCACCATGACCGCAACGCCGACGTCAACGTCGACGCCGACGCCGCGTGCGCTCTACCTGCCCCTCGCGCTGCGCGAGCGTTGCCCGGTCGTCGACCTGCGCCCGGTGGCGCTGGCGCTCGTCATCGACGCGTCTTCCAGCATGGACGCGTTGACGCGCGACGGCCGGCCGAAGCGGGACGCGGCGGTCGACGCCGCTCGACAGGTCGTCGCCCTCCTCGGGCGCGGCGTCGCCGGGGACGGCATCGCGATCGTCCGCTTCAACGCCGACGCGGCGGTGCTCTCGCCTCTGACCGCGGACCGCGCCGCCCTCGGCCGGGCGCTGGACGGCCTGACGACGGCCCAAGGCTCGCGCCTCGACACGGGCATCCGCGCCGCCACGGCGCTGCTCTCAGCCACGCCGCCGGACACGATCCGCCTGATGGCCGCCGTGACGGATGGCGAGATCGAAGAGGTGCGGCGGAGCGTCACGGTCGGGGCGGGCGACGAGGCGCGGGCGAACGGCATCGCGCTCCACGTCGTCGGCATCGGCGCCGATCCGCTGAACACGATGATGGTGGCCGTCGCGGGCGACAGCGATCACTATCACGTGGCGCCTGACGCGGAGGACATCGCCCGGATCTTCCGCGAGCTGTCTTTCCTCCCGCCGCCGTGCGGCGGCGGGCTGTTCTGGCCGGCCACGTCGATGTCGTCGCCTTGGCCGGCGTCGGCTGTGTTCGCCCTGGCCGACGTCGAGGACGCTGCGATGATCGGCCACATGCGATGA
- a CDS encoding transcriptional repressor, whose protein sequence is MNHPPLATPLADRLAAAGLRLTAPRRAVATVLETSETHLAPAEVLERARAICPDLGRATVYRTIDALVRIGALRPLYLGDGPEQRFALAEGGHHHLVCAACGTVVEFDDCPLGDLETTLAARTGFRIHGHLLELFGRCPACP, encoded by the coding sequence ATGAACCACCCACCGCTTGCCACCCCGCTCGCCGACCGTCTTGCGGCCGCCGGCCTGCGCTTGACCGCGCCGCGCCGCGCCGTCGCCACCGTCCTCGAAACCAGCGAGACCCACCTCGCGCCGGCGGAGGTGCTGGAGCGTGCACGCGCGATCTGCCCCGACCTCGGGCGCGCGACGGTCTACCGGACGATCGACGCGCTCGTCCGGATCGGCGCCCTCCGCCCGCTCTACCTCGGCGACGGCCCGGAGCAGCGCTTCGCCCTGGCGGAAGGCGGCCACCACCACCTTGTCTGCGCCGCGTGCGGCACCGTCGTCGAGTTCGACGATTGTCCGCTCGGCGACCTCGAAACGACGCTCGCGGCGCGGACCGGCTTCCGGATCCACGGCCACCTGCTCGAGCTGTTCGGTCGATGCCCGGCCTGCCCGTGA
- a CDS encoding SDR family oxidoreductase, with the protein MSGLAERVAIITGGGSGIGRAVASTMAALGAHVVICGRRADVVTELAREATNAGMTMRAVAADVGVEADVTRVVAEAYDNYGAVDILVNNAGVFEGGAIHAHDVDAWDRVMAANLRGPFLMSRAVLPIMRAQARGHIVNISSESGIEHYPTNGAYGVSKHALNALGEYIQRENQDLGIRVNTVCPGVVLTDMAGDLGRVEPANCLLPEDIAELVLWLVTRRENIKIGTPVLMQTMRNPWREVTQ; encoded by the coding sequence ATGAGCGGCTTGGCAGAACGAGTGGCAATCATCACCGGCGGTGGCAGCGGCATCGGCCGCGCCGTCGCATCGACGATGGCGGCGCTCGGCGCGCACGTCGTGATCTGCGGCCGCCGGGCGGACGTCGTGACGGAACTCGCGCGCGAGGCCACGAATGCGGGCATGACGATGCGGGCCGTCGCCGCCGACGTCGGTGTCGAGGCCGATGTGACGCGCGTCGTTGCCGAGGCGTACGACAACTACGGGGCGGTCGACATTCTGGTGAACAACGCGGGCGTGTTCGAGGGCGGCGCGATCCATGCCCACGACGTCGACGCCTGGGACCGCGTGATGGCCGCCAACCTGCGCGGGCCGTTCCTGATGAGCCGCGCCGTCCTGCCGATCATGCGCGCCCAGGCGCGGGGGCACATCGTGAACATCAGCTCCGAATCGGGCATCGAGCACTACCCGACGAACGGCGCATACGGCGTGAGCAAGCATGCGCTGAACGCGCTCGGCGAGTACATCCAGCGCGAGAACCAGGACCTCGGGATCCGGGTGAACACGGTCTGCCCGGGCGTCGTCCTGACCGACATGGCGGGCGATCTCGGGCGCGTCGAGCCCGCCAACTGCCTCCTGCCGGAGGACATCGCCGAGCTCGTGCTCTGGCTCGTGACGCGGCGGGAGAACATCAAGATCGGCACGCCGGTGCTCATGCAGACGATGCGGAATCCGTGGCGGGAGGTGACCCAATGA
- the atpD gene encoding F0F1 ATP synthase subunit beta — translation MAKNGNANVGEVTQVLGSVVDVKFPSDAMPETYFALEIAVGAGDPLTVEVQQHLGDGTVRCVAMGSTDGLARGADVVNTGAPITVPVGPPTLGRIFNVLGKVLDPGEPVKADVMYPIHRAAPRFDEQSTKTEVFETGLKVIDLVAPFTRGGKTGVFGGAGVGKTVIIMEMIQTMALEHAGVSCFAGVGERSREGTQLWGEMKEAGVMKNVVMVFGQMNEPPGARLRVALTALTMAEYYRDQGMDVLLFIDNIFRFVQAGSEVSALLGRMPSAVGYQPTLGTEMGQLQERITSTKKGAITSLQAVYVPADDYTDPAPAVTFAHLDATISLERAISDRGIYPAVDPLASSSRVLDPLIVGEEHYNTAREVQRILQRYRDLQDIIAILGVDELSDDDRMLVSRARKIERFLSQPMRVAEQFTGIAGRYVPREETVRGFKEILEGKHDDLPEQAFYMVGGIDDVIEKAKTLQ, via the coding sequence GTGGCCAAGAACGGCAATGCGAACGTCGGTGAGGTAACCCAGGTCCTGGGCTCGGTGGTGGACGTGAAGTTCCCGTCGGACGCCATGCCCGAGACCTATTTCGCCCTCGAGATCGCGGTCGGCGCGGGCGATCCGCTGACCGTCGAGGTGCAGCAGCACCTCGGCGACGGCACCGTCCGCTGCGTGGCCATGGGCTCGACGGACGGCTTGGCGCGCGGCGCCGACGTCGTGAACACCGGTGCACCGATCACCGTGCCCGTCGGCCCGCCGACGCTGGGGCGCATCTTCAACGTGCTCGGCAAGGTCCTCGACCCCGGCGAGCCGGTCAAGGCCGACGTCATGTACCCGATCCACCGCGCTGCGCCGCGGTTCGACGAGCAGAGCACGAAGACCGAGGTCTTCGAGACCGGCCTCAAAGTCATCGACTTGGTGGCACCGTTCACGCGCGGCGGCAAGACCGGCGTCTTCGGCGGCGCGGGCGTCGGCAAGACGGTCATCATCATGGAGATGATCCAGACGATGGCCCTCGAGCACGCCGGCGTCAGCTGTTTCGCCGGCGTGGGCGAGCGCTCCCGCGAGGGGACGCAGCTCTGGGGTGAGATGAAGGAAGCCGGCGTCATGAAGAACGTCGTCATGGTCTTCGGCCAGATGAACGAGCCGCCCGGCGCCCGCCTGCGCGTCGCGCTCACCGCTCTCACGATGGCCGAGTACTACCGCGACCAGGGCATGGACGTGCTCCTGTTCATCGACAACATCTTCCGGTTCGTCCAGGCCGGCTCCGAGGTATCGGCGCTCCTCGGCCGCATGCCGAGCGCCGTCGGCTACCAGCCGACGCTCGGCACGGAGATGGGCCAGCTCCAGGAGCGGATCACCAGCACGAAGAAGGGCGCGATCACGTCGCTCCAGGCCGTGTACGTCCCCGCCGACGACTACACCGACCCCGCGCCGGCCGTGACGTTCGCCCACCTGGACGCCACGATCTCGCTCGAGCGCGCGATCTCCGACCGTGGCATCTACCCCGCCGTCGATCCGCTGGCCTCGTCGAGCCGCGTGCTCGACCCGCTGATCGTCGGCGAAGAGCACTACAACACCGCCCGCGAGGTCCAGCGCATCCTGCAGCGCTACCGCGACCTCCAGGACATCATCGCCATCCTCGGCGTCGACGAGCTCTCCGACGACGACCGCATGCTCGTGTCGCGCGCCCGCAAGATCGAGCGCTTCCTCTCCCAGCCGATGCGCGTGGCCGAGCAGTTCACCGGCATCGCCGGCCGCTACGTCCCGCGCGAGGAGACCGTCCGCGGCTTCAAGGAGATCCTCGAGGGCAAGCACGACGACCTGCCCGAGCAGGCGTTCTACATGGTCGGCGGCATCGACGATGTGATCGAGAAGGCGAAGACGCTGCAGTGA
- the nrfD gene encoding polysulfide reductase NrfD has translation MNFGFLIDNRKCIGCHACSTACKQENQVPLGVNRTWVKYVEKGAFPDTRRFFQVTRCNHCANPPCVRICPVTAMYQRTDGIVEFDGDVCIGCKACLQACPYDAIYMDPDTGTAAKCHFCSHRTDLGLEPACGVVCPTQAIVSGDLDDPSSTIRQLLGRHDVSVRKPEQGTLPKVFYIDADAVTLVPTMSSAAGAYMWADRDPTAVQGQSASSTSLSAHGASGAPDHTLSHDRGDPSSRRHSASGTPLRSPVPQGAPATGPISLGGTMAGHMVQTGYNAQHRAPWHWPVPAYLVTKAIGSGAFMLLAALSLTGRADDPVWATIASAVAALFTAITAGLLVADLDRPERFLRILTRPQWRSWLTRGAFILMGFGARRDGEHGAGRRDVGRPHRRRRPRPAARDAPRRRCGARRSQRSLHRVPVRPSRGPRSLAEPVAAGAPDRPSHRRRCRRPPRRRRLRRAARRPVRRGRSARVRHRVLGDGDRPRRRRAAHLRRRVRHAARHAGGRDRGARDHARALSAALLVGRDRPRTRRAARTRRRAHGDVVAAGGGATRGHRCCGRGGDRRAVLLRVRVRHGAAGGAERVARCCGHR, from the coding sequence ATGAACTTCGGCTTTCTGATCGACAACCGGAAGTGCATCGGCTGCCATGCCTGTTCGACGGCCTGCAAGCAGGAGAACCAGGTCCCACTCGGCGTGAATCGCACCTGGGTGAAGTACGTCGAAAAGGGGGCGTTCCCGGACACGCGGCGCTTCTTTCAGGTGACGCGCTGCAACCACTGTGCGAACCCGCCGTGCGTCCGGATCTGCCCCGTCACGGCGATGTACCAGCGCACGGACGGCATCGTCGAGTTCGACGGAGACGTCTGCATCGGCTGCAAAGCCTGCCTGCAGGCGTGCCCGTACGACGCGATCTACATGGACCCCGACACCGGCACCGCCGCCAAGTGTCACTTCTGCAGCCACCGCACGGACCTCGGCCTCGAGCCCGCCTGCGGCGTGGTCTGCCCGACCCAGGCGATCGTCTCGGGCGACCTGGACGACCCGTCGAGCACGATCCGCCAGCTCCTCGGCCGCCACGACGTCTCCGTCCGCAAGCCCGAGCAGGGCACGCTGCCGAAGGTCTTCTACATCGACGCCGATGCCGTGACGCTCGTGCCGACGATGTCGTCGGCTGCCGGCGCCTACATGTGGGCGGACCGCGATCCGACGGCGGTGCAGGGCCAATCGGCATCGTCGACGTCGCTATCGGCCCACGGCGCGTCGGGTGCCCCCGACCACACGCTGTCGCACGATCGGGGCGACCCGTCGTCCCGCCGCCACTCGGCCAGCGGCACGCCGCTCCGTTCGCCCGTCCCGCAGGGCGCGCCCGCCACCGGCCCGATCTCGCTCGGCGGCACGATGGCGGGGCACATGGTCCAGACCGGCTACAACGCGCAGCACAGGGCGCCGTGGCACTGGCCGGTGCCGGCGTACCTCGTGACGAAGGCGATCGGGTCGGGCGCGTTCATGCTGCTTGCGGCCCTGTCGCTGACCGGTCGCGCGGACGACCCCGTGTGGGCGACGATCGCCTCGGCCGTGGCTGCGCTGTTCACGGCGATCACGGCCGGCCTCCTCGTCGCCGACCTCGACCGCCCCGAGCGGTTCCTGCGGATCCTCACGCGGCCGCAGTGGCGGTCCTGGCTGACGCGCGGGGCGTTCATCCTGATGGGATTCGGCGCTCGTCGCGACGGCGAACACGGCGCTGGCCGGCGCGACGTGGGCAGGCCTCATCGCCGCCGGCGCCCTCGGCCCGCTGCGCGCGACGCTCCTCGCCGCCGGTGCGGCGCTCGCCGCAGCCAGCGCAGCCTACACCGCGTTCCTGTTCGGCCAAGCCGAGGGCCGCGATCTTTGGCAGAGCCAGTTGCTGCCGGCGCACCTGATCGTCCAAGCCATCGCCGCCGGTGCCGCCGCCCTCCTCGTCGTCGACGCCTTCGCCGTGCCGCTCGACGTCCCGTTCGCCGAGGTCGGTCTGCGCGCGTTCGGCATCGCGTTCTGGGCGATGGCGATCGCCCTCGTCGTCGACGCGCTGCTCATCTTCGGCGGCGAGTTCGCCATGCCGCACGCCACGCGGGAGGGCGCGATCGCGGCGCGCGAGATCACGCACGGGCGCTATCGGCGGCACTTCTGGTGGGGCGCGATCGGCCTCGGACACGTCGTGCCGCTCGTACTCGTCGGCGCGCTCATGGCGATGTCGTCGCTGCCGGCGGAGGCGCGACTCGCGGGCATCGCTGTTGCGGGCGCGGCGGCGATCGTCGGGCTGTTCTGCTACGAGTACGCGTACGTCATGGCGCCGCAGGGGGTGCCGAACGCGTAGCGCGGTGCTGCGGGCATCGGTGA
- the atpC gene encoding ATP synthase F1 subunit epsilon, giving the protein MPLTLNIVTMEREVYNADDVEIVVVPGSEGVMGILPRHEPILSALKEGEIEIVRPGRRDILAIGGGFVEVRGPQVLIMADVAEQSDEIDLARAERARAEALEALAKAPAQAERLDMIHALRRAEARIKVARRRRGDSALM; this is encoded by the coding sequence GTGCCGCTAACGCTCAACATCGTGACGATGGAGCGCGAGGTCTACAACGCCGACGATGTCGAGATCGTTGTCGTGCCGGGCAGCGAGGGCGTGATGGGCATCCTGCCGCGCCACGAGCCGATCCTCTCCGCCCTGAAGGAGGGCGAGATCGAGATCGTCCGCCCCGGCCGCCGCGACATCCTGGCGATCGGTGGCGGCTTCGTCGAGGTCCGCGGCCCGCAGGTCCTCATCATGGCCGATGTGGCCGAGCAGTCCGATGAGATCGACCTGGCGCGTGCCGAGCGGGCGCGGGCCGAGGCCCTCGAAGCGCTCGCCAAGGCGCCGGCGCAGGCCGAGCGGCTGGACATGATTCATGCGCTCCGGCGGGCCGAGGCGCGGATCAAGGTGGCGCGACGACGGCGGGGCGACAGCGCCCTCATGTAG
- a CDS encoding metal ABC transporter permease yields MAEWTGAAVDWLAGPWQAAFMLPKFAAVAILAPVCGVVGPFLMLRRMAFFGDALAHAILPGVAIGYYAGGPSAGAMFGGALVAALVAALGISAIRRRADVGEDSAIGIVFAAMFALGIALISRRGVRIDLSHILIGQLLAVGWADVLRMAVVGGGVLAVIALLYKELVIASFDSVLATTLRLPTAKLDALLLVLLALTIVVGLQAVGVVLMVAFLITPAATAYLVTDRLPSMILVSVGVAALSGLVGLYLTYYASIAASAAIVLPCTVCFGAAFVWTGVVERGRGGAPGPSV; encoded by the coding sequence GTGGCTGAGTGGACCGGTGCGGCCGTCGATTGGCTCGCGGGGCCGTGGCAGGCGGCGTTCATGCTGCCGAAATTCGCCGCCGTTGCGATCCTCGCTCCGGTGTGCGGCGTCGTCGGTCCGTTCCTCATGCTCCGGCGGATGGCGTTCTTCGGCGACGCGCTGGCGCACGCGATCCTGCCGGGCGTCGCGATCGGCTACTACGCCGGCGGGCCGAGTGCCGGGGCGATGTTCGGCGGGGCGCTCGTCGCCGCGCTCGTCGCCGCTCTGGGCATCAGCGCGATCCGCCGGCGCGCCGACGTCGGCGAGGACAGCGCGATCGGCATCGTGTTTGCGGCGATGTTCGCGCTCGGGATCGCCCTGATCTCCCGGCGCGGCGTGCGGATCGACCTCTCGCACATCCTCATCGGCCAGCTGCTGGCCGTCGGCTGGGCCGACGTGCTGCGGATGGCCGTGGTGGGCGGCGGCGTGCTGGCGGTCATCGCGCTGCTCTACAAGGAGCTCGTCATCGCCAGCTTCGACAGCGTTCTGGCCACGACGCTTCGCCTGCCGACGGCCAAGCTCGACGCGCTCCTGCTCGTGCTCCTGGCGCTGACCATCGTCGTCGGCCTGCAGGCGGTCGGGGTGGTGCTGATGGTGGCATTTCTCATCACGCCCGCGGCGACGGCCTACCTCGTCACCGACCGCTTGCCGTCGATGATCCTCGTCAGCGTCGGGGTCGCCGCGCTGTCCGGACTCGTCGGCCTCTACCTGACGTACTACGCCTCGATCGCCGCCAGCGCGGCGATCGTGCTGCCGTGCACGGTGTGTTTCGGCGCGGCGTTCGTTTGGACGGGGGTTGTCGAGCGGGGGCGGGGGGGCGCGCCAGGCCCATCCGTGTAG